One genomic region from Phoenix dactylifera cultivar Barhee BC4 unplaced genomic scaffold, palm_55x_up_171113_PBpolish2nd_filt_p 000599F, whole genome shotgun sequence encodes:
- the LOC120106668 gene encoding chitin-inducible gibberellin-responsive protein 1-like: MDSHQLFRCELTGADASRKFPSPRTLAYSERASGSIKLGLGNSPNSPLSSQFDCDTLSILSNSQEQYSSTETISGVSPSQYSPLEINSSSEQTHIHPAESIQPQLTKQRSRTWSHESRMEPPAVIQPQYTSGRFPKASHEVHPEKRLREMKEFPESDVKQMLIRCAEALSEDKINEFEMLVQEARASVSIIGEPIQRLGAYMLEGLVARKESSGTNIYRALRCQKPASKELLSYMRILYDICPYFKFGYMAANGAIAEALRHEDRIHIIDFQIAQGTQWVTLIQALAARPGGPPHVRITGIDDAESEYARGDGLQLVGKMLSDMSKKFNIPLEFNGLPVFGPDVTREMLDIRPGEALAVNFTLQLHHTPDESVDVNNPRDGLLRMVKGLSPKVTTLVEQESNTNTTPFLMRFLETLDYYYAMFESIDVTLPRDSKQRINVEQHCLAKDIVNIIACEGKERVERHELLGKWRSRLTMAGFKPLPLSSYVNSVIKSLLGCYSDKYTLVEKDGAMLLGWKDRNLISASAWH; this comes from the exons ATGGACTCGCATCAGCTTTTCAGATGTGAATTGACTGGTGCAGATGCGTCCCGCAAATTCCCTTCTCCAAGAACTCTAGCATACAGTGAACGGGCATCGGGTTCCATTAAACTTGGTTTAGGCAACTCACCCAACTCTCCTCTTTCCAGCCAGTTCGATTGCGATACTTTGTCTATACTAAGCAACAGCCAGGAGCAGTATAGCTCCACAGAGACCATCTCAGGGGTTAGCCCTTCTCAGTACTCGCCACTAGAAATCAACAGCTCATCCGAGCAAACCCACATTCATCCTGCAGAGAGTATCCAG CCTCAGCTCACAAAGCAGCGATCAAGGACTTGGAGCCATGAGTCTCGCATGGAACCACCTGCTGTCATCCAGCCCCAGTACACTTCTGGCAGATTTCCAAAAGCAAGCCATGAAGTCCATCCTGAGAAACGTCTGAGAGAGATGAAGGAATTTCCAGAGAGTGATGTGAAACAGATGTTGATCAGATGTGCTGAAGCTTTGTCCgaggacaagataaatgaaTTTGAAATGCTAGTCCAAGAAGCCCGTGCTTCTGTCTCCATCATTGGAGAACCTATCCAGCGTCTGGGTGCTTACATGCTAGAAGGCCTGGTGGCGAGGAAGGAGTCTTCTGGCACCAACATCTACCGTGCCCTGAGGTGCCAGAAACCAGCAAGCAAGGAACTTCTTTCTTACATGCGGATCTTATATGACATCTGCCCTTACTTCAAATTTGGCTACATGGCAGCCAATGGAGCAATTGCTGAAGCGCTGAGGCATGAGGACAGAATCCACATTATAGACTTTCAAATTGCTCAAGGGACTCAGTGGGTCACCCTAATACAAGCATTAGCTGCTAGGCCTGGGGGTCCTCCACATGTTCGGATCACGGGGATCGATGATGCAGAGTCAGAATATGCCCGAGGAGATGGTTTGCAGCTTGTGGGGAAGATGCTATCTGATATGTCCAAGAAGTTCAACATTCCTTTGGAGTTCAATGGCCTTCCCGTCTTTGGGCCAGATGTCACAAGAGAAATGCTAGACATTCGACCAGGTGAAGCGCTTGCCGTGAATTTTACCCTTCAGCTCCACCACACCCCCGATGAAAGCGTTGATGTGAACAACCCCAGGGATGGGTTGCTGAGGATGGTGAAGGGGTTGTCACCAAAAGTGACTACTTTGGTGGAGCAGGAGTCCAACACCAACACAACCCCATTCTTGATGAGATTCTTGGAGACATTGGATTACTACTACGCAATGTTCGAATCAATTGATGTGACGCTGCCAAGGGATAGCAAACAGAGGATAAATGTGGAGCAGCACTGCCTGGCAAAGGACATAGTTAATATCATCGCATGCGAAGGGAAGGAGAGGGTGGAGAGACATGAGCTGCTCGGGAAGTGGAGATCCAGGCTGACCATGGCAGGATTCAAGCCTCTCCCACTTAGCTCTTATGTGAATTCGGTGATAAAGAGTCTGCTTGGATGTTACTCTGATAAGTATACATTGGTGGAGAAAGATGGAGCAATGTTATTGGGTTGGAAGGATAGAAACCTGATCTCAGCCTCTGCATGGCACTGA